One Lactobacillus crispatus DNA segment encodes these proteins:
- a CDS encoding cytidine deaminase family protein — MLDKTWQKMYQKAKAVQGFREISSHMEAGGVAAAVLSDSGRTYTGVCVDTASTLGVCAERNALFNMVTNGESNITRVLAIMPDGKTGAPCGACREFMAQLMEGHYQDVEVMLDYENEKIVTLGELTPDWWL, encoded by the coding sequence ATGTTAGACAAAACATGGCAAAAAATGTATCAAAAAGCTAAAGCAGTTCAAGGATTTCGTGAAATATCAAGCCATATGGAAGCTGGTGGAGTTGCAGCTGCAGTCTTATCTGATTCAGGTAGAACCTATACCGGGGTTTGTGTTGATACTGCGAGTACTTTAGGAGTATGCGCTGAACGCAATGCACTTTTTAATATGGTTACTAATGGTGAGTCAAATATCACACGCGTATTGGCAATTATGCCAGATGGTAAAACTGGTGCACCATGCGGAGCCTGCCGTGAATTTATGGCGCAATTGATGGAGGGACACTATCAAGATGTTGAAGTAATGCTTGATTATGAAAATGAAAAAATTGTTACTCTTGGTGAATTAACTCCTGATTGGTGGTTATAG
- a CDS encoding IS256 family transposase has translation MNDFTKDFAQALFNPDKINDLLRKELQQAVNNLLEAELTAFLGYDPYARNGWNTGNSRNGAYFRKVDTQFGPIEVQVPRDRNGQFHQHTLPDYKQHSDVLESTIIKLYSKGVTTREIADLIEKMYGSHYSPAQVSNISKQMLPKIEAYHKRKLSDKFFCVYLDATYLPLRRETFEREAVYIAIGIKPNGHKEVIDYCIAPSENIEVWTEMLQNMKSRGLKQVELFLSDGVVGMKTALARTYPKAHFQRCLVHVMRNICAKVRVDDREKIMNEFKQIHQQTSKKEAAAVLHKFYAKWNKAYSHVIKGLKEIEPDLLVFYNYPKQIRASIYSTNMIESFNNVIKRKAKPKAEFPTEQSLDAFIGIQAMSYNDRYFNRIHKGFGQVQDTLESYFD, from the coding sequence ATGAATGATTTTACCAAAGATTTTGCTCAAGCTCTATTCAATCCAGACAAAATAAATGATTTATTGCGCAAAGAGCTACAACAGGCTGTTAATAACTTGCTAGAAGCTGAGTTGACTGCCTTTCTAGGCTATGATCCCTATGCCAGAAATGGCTGGAATACTGGCAATTCTAGAAATGGTGCTTATTTCCGCAAGGTTGATACCCAGTTTGGACCAATTGAAGTGCAAGTGCCTCGAGACCGCAACGGTCAGTTTCATCAGCACACGCTGCCTGACTACAAGCAGCACTCTGATGTTTTGGAAAGCACGATTATCAAGCTATACTCCAAAGGCGTAACTACCAGAGAAATCGCTGACTTGATTGAGAAAATGTATGGCAGTCATTATAGTCCAGCTCAAGTATCAAATATTTCCAAGCAGATGCTCCCCAAGATTGAGGCTTATCACAAGCGCAAGCTAAGCGACAAGTTTTTCTGTGTCTATTTGGATGCGACATACCTTCCTTTGCGCCGAGAAACGTTTGAGCGTGAAGCAGTATATATTGCCATTGGCATTAAACCTAATGGACATAAGGAAGTCATTGACTACTGCATTGCTCCTAGTGAGAACATTGAAGTTTGGACAGAGATGCTTCAAAACATGAAGTCCAGAGGCTTGAAGCAAGTTGAGCTTTTTCTTTCTGATGGTGTTGTTGGCATGAAAACAGCCTTGGCCAGGACTTATCCTAAAGCTCATTTTCAACGCTGCCTGGTTCATGTCATGCGCAATATCTGCGCTAAAGTACGCGTCGACGATCGTGAAAAGATCATGAACGAATTCAAGCAGATACATCAACAGACAAGCAAAAAAGAAGCTGCAGCTGTCTTGCACAAATTCTATGCCAAATGGAATAAAGCTTATAGCCATGTCATCAAAGGTTTGAAGGAAATTGAGCCCGATCTGCTAGTCTTCTACAATTATCCCAAACAAATCAGAGCTTCAATTTATTCAACCAATATGATTGAATCCTTTAACAACGTCATCAAGCGTAAAGCTAAGCCTAAGGCAGAATTTCCAACTGAACAGTCGCTTGATGCATTTATTGGCATCCAGGCAATGAGCTACAATGACCGTTATTTCAATCGAATTCATAAAGGCTTTGGTCAGGTTCAGGACACCTTAGAATCCTACTTTGATTAA
- a CDS encoding YozE family protein codes for MAYRESFYRYLMTQRDADSADDVAQFANNAQHDLTFPKQEQDYEKLSDYLELNASYLPSMSIFDRAYRMYEDKMMY; via the coding sequence ATGGCTTACCGAGAAAGTTTTTATCGATATTTAATGACGCAAAGGGATGCAGATTCAGCTGATGACGTAGCTCAATTTGCGAATAATGCACAGCATGACCTGACTTTTCCTAAGCAAGAACAAGATTATGAGAAATTGTCAGATTATTTGGAATTGAATGCTAGTTATTTACCAAGTATGTCAATTTTTGATCGTGCTTATCGAATGTATGAAGACAAAATGATGTATTAA
- a CDS encoding DegV family protein, whose protein sequence is MSKIKVMTDSSVQLTPEEVEKYDITVVPLTITIDGKSYVDGIDITRSDFVKKMNEAESLPKTSQPPIGRFVDVIKKLTADGSQVIGIFLAKSLSGTIDAARQAAEIAGQSDNVTIIDSELTDRAEGFQVLAAAKDAQAGKSMAEIIDHVKKIRSTQKLEMMVVNLQNLIKGGRLGALSGRIATMLNIRIALQMPQGKLIVAKKGRGKKFTRAFDERVLKEIADNKEHIKEVGISYVDTPELMEELAEKIRAINPAINVLVAETSPIIATHAGNGAYAILYYVE, encoded by the coding sequence TTGTCGAAGATAAAAGTTATGACGGACTCTTCCGTCCAATTAACACCAGAAGAAGTTGAAAAATATGACATTACAGTAGTCCCATTGACGATTACCATCGACGGTAAGTCATATGTGGATGGGATTGATATCACTAGAAGTGATTTTGTCAAGAAGATGAACGAAGCGGAGAGCTTACCTAAGACTAGTCAGCCACCAATTGGCCGTTTTGTTGATGTGATTAAAAAATTAACTGCAGATGGCAGTCAAGTGATTGGTATTTTCTTAGCTAAATCATTAAGTGGTACGATAGATGCCGCTCGTCAAGCTGCAGAAATTGCAGGTCAAAGCGATAATGTTACAATTATTGACTCTGAACTAACCGACAGGGCAGAAGGCTTCCAAGTTTTGGCTGCTGCTAAGGATGCTCAGGCTGGTAAAAGCATGGCTGAGATTATTGATCATGTTAAAAAGATTCGTAGTACTCAAAAACTGGAAATGATGGTAGTTAATTTACAAAACTTAATCAAGGGTGGCCGTTTAGGTGCACTTTCTGGTCGAATTGCTACTATGCTTAATATTAGAATCGCTCTTCAGATGCCACAAGGTAAGTTAATCGTAGCCAAAAAAGGACGAGGTAAGAAATTTACACGTGCTTTTGATGAACGAGTGTTAAAAGAAATCGCAGATAATAAAGAGCATATTAAAGAAGTAGGCATTTCGTACGTTGATACACCTGAATTAATGGAAGAATTAGCTGAAAAAATTCGTGCAATCAATCCTGCAATTAATGTTTTAGTGGCAGAGACAAGTCCAATTATCGCAACACATGCTGGCAATGGCGCTTATGCGATCTTATATTATGTGGAGTAA
- a CDS encoding CCA tRNA nucleotidyltransferase encodes MIKIDNLPEIFTEAMPVLQILENAGFEAYFVGGSVRDVLLHRHVHDVDITTSAYPEEVKELFDKSIDTGIKHGTVTVLYGGESYEITTFRTESGYQDFRRPDHVTFVQNLDEDLKRRDFTINALAMDTRGQIVDLFNGLDDLKNHVIRAVGDPEKRFHEDALRMMRAVRFMSQLEFKLESKTQQAIKDNHKLLKKISVERIREEFVKLGLGPHARQAFQVFLDTNLSEDVPDFGGKKDQLAIFPQLKFSPTMENSLWSLIILLLKLPNEQIHRFMRDWKNSNAMTEQVERIINLFDLLSSHAPSDYELFLAGEETLINTIDVAHIVGQPISSEALVDRYMALPIKKASELAVDGRFLIDRGMRPGAKLGQTLNKIRELVVSGEVENNQEAIESYLTTIE; translated from the coding sequence ATGATAAAGATAGATAATTTACCAGAAATTTTTACCGAGGCAATGCCCGTGTTACAGATATTAGAAAATGCAGGCTTTGAAGCGTACTTTGTGGGTGGTTCTGTCCGCGATGTTTTGTTACATCGTCATGTTCATGATGTAGACATTACTACTAGTGCTTATCCAGAAGAGGTAAAAGAGTTATTTGATAAGTCAATTGATACAGGAATTAAACATGGAACGGTGACTGTCCTTTATGGTGGTGAAAGTTATGAGATTACCACTTTTAGAACAGAATCGGGTTATCAAGATTTTCGTCGTCCAGATCATGTAACATTTGTTCAAAACTTAGATGAAGATTTAAAGCGTAGAGACTTTACGATTAACGCTTTGGCAATGGATACACGAGGGCAAATTGTTGACTTATTTAACGGACTAGATGATCTCAAAAACCATGTTATTCGTGCTGTAGGTGATCCAGAAAAAAGATTTCACGAGGATGCTTTGCGAATGATGCGGGCCGTACGTTTTATGAGTCAACTTGAATTTAAGTTAGAAAGCAAGACCCAACAGGCAATTAAGGATAATCATAAATTACTTAAAAAAATTTCAGTTGAACGAATTCGAGAAGAATTTGTAAAATTAGGTTTAGGACCACATGCTCGGCAAGCTTTTCAGGTTTTTCTTGATACAAATTTGAGTGAAGATGTACCTGATTTTGGCGGAAAAAAAGATCAACTAGCTATTTTCCCACAGTTAAAATTCAGTCCAACGATGGAAAATAGTTTGTGGTCACTGATAATTTTGCTATTGAAATTACCGAATGAACAAATTCATCGTTTTATGCGTGACTGGAAAAACTCTAATGCTATGACTGAGCAAGTCGAAAGAATTATTAATCTATTTGATTTACTTTCTAGTCATGCTCCTAGTGATTATGAATTATTCTTAGCAGGGGAAGAGACATTAATTAATACGATTGACGTTGCTCATATTGTTGGTCAACCAATTTCTTCAGAAGCTTTAGTTGATCGTTATATGGCTTTACCTATTAAAAAAGCGTCGGAACTAGCCGTTGATGGGAGATTTTTAATAGATCGCGGGATGCGACCAGGTGCAAAATTGGGGCAGACTTTGAATAAAATTCGAGAGTTAGTTGTTTCAGGTGAAGTTGAGAATAATCAAGAAGCGATTGAAAGCTATTTGACTACAATTGAATAG
- a CDS encoding coenzyme F420-0:L-glutamate ligase: MITIEALHNFPKIEKKCNLSAEIIKTIQKEAFTIHNNDVLCIASKLISKSEGLFVDLNSISPSQLALRLHQQIPRKDPRLIQIIIDQTSDKSGKKLQTSKNFIGGWLPNGLFLTSAGVDKIDAGTAIVLPKNCDEIAKRISDDIFNQLKVRVAIIITDSDGRIDKKGATQVAVGLYGISGLRKSQHEDKTNVETICDMLAASAGLLMGQKGKMLPIVKIHGIDYTFDKFATIRDAVN; encoded by the coding sequence ATGATTACAATTGAAGCATTGCATAATTTTCCAAAGATAGAGAAAAAGTGCAATTTAAGTGCAGAAATAATTAAAACAATTCAAAAAGAAGCTTTTACTATACATAATAATGATGTTTTATGTATTGCTTCTAAGTTGATTTCTAAATCTGAAGGTCTGTTTGTTGACTTAAATTCTATTAGTCCAAGTCAATTAGCCTTACGTTTGCATCAGCAAATACCCCGAAAAGATCCAAGATTAATTCAAATTATCATTGATCAAACCAGTGATAAGAGTGGTAAGAAGCTGCAGACATCTAAGAACTTTATTGGCGGGTGGCTGCCGAATGGTTTGTTTTTAACTAGTGCAGGTGTAGATAAAATTGATGCTGGTACTGCAATAGTTTTACCTAAAAATTGTGATGAAATTGCTAAGAGAATTAGTGATGATATTTTTAATCAATTAAAAGTCAGAGTAGCTATCATAATTACCGATAGTGATGGAAGAATTGATAAAAAGGGTGCCACTCAAGTAGCAGTTGGATTGTATGGTATTTCTGGTTTAAGAAAAAGTCAGCATGAAGATAAAACTAATGTTGAAACTATCTGTGACATGTTAGCCGCCTCTGCAGGATTATTGATGGGGCAAAAAGGGAAAATGCTGCCTATTGTTAAAATTCATGGTATAGATTATACATTTGATAAGTTTGCAACAATTAGGGATGCAGTGAACTAG
- a CDS encoding kinase encodes MTSKLIIIRGNSGSGKTTLSKEIHRRLPHNTLLIPQDTVRREMLNVKDGEKTFALPLLENLLEYGYHHCSYTILEGILNAKWYADLFKKSQQLFGDQIYAYYFDIPFEETMKRHKTRHEHSFGEEKMRSWWNEKDYLGFIPEYAFTSQMNLDDEVEIVMNDIQVED; translated from the coding sequence ATGACATCAAAATTAATTATAATTCGAGGAAACTCTGGCAGTGGCAAAACTACACTGTCTAAAGAAATTCATCGTCGATTGCCACACAATACACTATTGATTCCACAAGATACAGTTAGAAGAGAAATGCTGAATGTTAAAGACGGAGAAAAGACATTTGCTTTGCCATTATTAGAAAACTTGCTTGAGTATGGTTATCATCACTGTTCTTACACTATTTTAGAAGGTATCTTGAATGCGAAATGGTATGCTGATTTATTCAAAAAATCTCAGCAGCTTTTTGGTGATCAAATTTATGCCTATTATTTTGATATTCCGTTTGAAGAAACAATGAAACGCCATAAAACTCGTCATGAACATTCTTTTGGTGAAGAAAAAATGCGCTCATGGTGGAATGAAAAAGATTATCTTGGTTTTATTCCCGAGTATGCTTTTACTAGTCAGATGAATTTAGACGATGAAGTTGAAATTGTGATGAATGATATTCAAGTAGAGGACTAG
- a CDS encoding nucleoside phosphorylase, translated as MNKQPFILDFDKNKHAVLEPNHDQEPFQFHPRLLYAFVPEKEINAFLDHHFHRTLGEFESCSFNPKIYEVQINNEFFTLCQAPLGAPAAVQLLEWLIAYGVEKVLTIGTAGALVDLPENAMLLPTRAIRDEGTSFHYMNPGQLVELDSIFLKEVEKILVELNIEYDEITTWTTDGFFRETPKKVAQFCQLGASTVEMECAALAACAQFRKIDFAQFLFTADTLADMDNYDERDWGGKSHSVGLNIGAKVLTKIK; from the coding sequence ATGAACAAACAACCATTCATTTTAGACTTTGACAAAAATAAGCATGCAGTTCTTGAACCAAATCATGATCAAGAGCCATTTCAGTTTCATCCAAGATTGCTTTACGCATTCGTGCCGGAAAAAGAAATTAATGCATTTTTAGATCACCATTTTCATCGTACTTTAGGTGAATTTGAGTCATGTTCTTTTAATCCTAAAATTTATGAAGTTCAAATTAATAACGAATTTTTCACTTTGTGTCAAGCGCCCTTGGGAGCACCGGCAGCTGTACAGTTGCTTGAATGGCTAATTGCTTATGGAGTAGAAAAGGTGTTAACCATTGGAACAGCAGGTGCCTTAGTAGATTTACCTGAAAATGCGATGCTACTTCCAACACGTGCAATTCGAGATGAAGGGACATCTTTTCACTATATGAATCCTGGACAACTTGTGGAACTAGATTCTATATTTTTGAAGGAAGTAGAAAAGATTTTAGTTGAGCTAAATATAGAATATGACGAGATAACGACTTGGACAACAGATGGTTTCTTTAGAGAAACGCCTAAAAAAGTGGCACAATTTTGTCAGTTAGGTGCGTCAACTGTAGAAATGGAATGTGCAGCTTTAGCAGCATGTGCTCAGTTTAGAAAGATTGATTTTGCACAATTTCTTTTCACTGCAGATACTTTAGCTGATATGGATAATTATGATGAACGTGATTGGGGCGGTAAATCGCATAGTGTAGGTTTAAATATAGGTGCAAAGGTTTTAACAAAGATTAAATAA
- a CDS encoding aminoglycoside N(3)-acetyltransferase: MSEEIINTVTTKNDFKSALRNAGIKDDDTVLVHTALSKFYYVPNGPETIVEALKEAVPNGTIMMPSQVSTNCDPATWEYPPVQKSLIQVVKDAMPPYNPTTSMTEGLGVTPEYFRTLPDVVRSTHPYLPIAIWGKNKVKIAQNQPLNIPYGIDSPLDYLYQNNGKTIFLGTDYETCTVLHYAESTIGRKTETCSAATSLDESGKTIWTEYQNIDMDSYDDFNELGTEFEAKHPSAIKKVKLNNGVIKAINVKPLIDFARKWFIKKDNNHSI, translated from the coding sequence ATGTCTGAAGAGATAATTAACACAGTCACAACAAAAAATGATTTTAAGAGTGCATTGAGAAATGCGGGTATTAAAGATGATGATACCGTATTAGTTCATACTGCACTAAGTAAATTCTATTACGTTCCTAATGGTCCAGAAACCATTGTCGAAGCCTTAAAAGAAGCTGTGCCTAATGGAACAATAATGATGCCCTCACAAGTTTCCACGAATTGTGATCCAGCCACTTGGGAATATCCACCAGTACAAAAATCTTTGATTCAAGTAGTTAAGGATGCTATGCCACCTTATAATCCTACAACATCAATGACAGAAGGCTTAGGGGTTACGCCAGAGTATTTCAGAACTTTGCCAGATGTTGTTCGAAGTACCCATCCTTACTTGCCAATTGCTATTTGGGGCAAAAACAAAGTAAAGATTGCACAGAATCAACCTTTAAATATTCCTTATGGAATTGACAGTCCTTTAGATTATTTGTACCAGAATAATGGCAAAACTATCTTTTTAGGAACTGATTATGAAACGTGTACAGTTTTGCACTATGCAGAATCCACAATTGGTAGAAAAACCGAAACATGTTCTGCTGCAACTAGTCTGGATGAAAGCGGCAAAACTATTTGGACTGAATATCAAAATATTGATATGGATTCATATGATGACTTTAATGAATTAGGGACAGAGTTTGAAGCAAAGCATCCCTCTGCTATCAAAAAGGTTAAGTTAAACAATGGTGTCATCAAAGCAATAAATGTAAAACCGCTAATTGATTTTGCTAGAAAATGGTTTATAAAAAAAGACAATAATCATTCAATTTAA
- a CDS encoding nucleoside phosphorylase: MNEEPFILDFDLNKKAVIEPGVENLQYKFHEKLLFAFVPDDEIKSFLDKHSHKTLGKFKTVSFRPKVYEVKINNQLITLCQAPVGASASTKFLDWLINYGVKQVLSVGNAGALDNLPENTMFVPQEAIRGEGTSFYYKEPSKIIALDKNFVRRVENEIKNLGFQYEKGTTWTTDGFFRETPNQVLQAKKLGAKTVEMECSALAACAEFRNISFAQILFTADSLADMDNYDKRNWGHDSYSVSLNIGSQVLASL; encoded by the coding sequence ATGAATGAAGAACCATTTATTTTAGACTTTGATTTAAATAAAAAAGCTGTAATAGAGCCTGGAGTCGAAAATTTACAGTATAAGTTTCATGAAAAATTACTTTTTGCGTTTGTTCCAGATGATGAGATTAAATCTTTTTTAGATAAACACTCTCATAAGACTTTAGGTAAATTTAAAACTGTTTCGTTTAGACCAAAAGTATATGAAGTGAAAATCAATAACCAATTAATCACTTTGTGTCAAGCTCCAGTAGGAGCATCAGCTTCAACTAAATTTTTGGATTGGTTGATTAACTACGGAGTTAAACAAGTTTTATCTGTTGGAAACGCAGGAGCTTTGGATAATCTACCTGAAAACACGATGTTTGTCCCTCAAGAAGCGATTCGCGGAGAGGGGACATCTTTTTACTACAAAGAACCAAGTAAGATTATTGCATTAGATAAAAATTTTGTAAGAAGAGTTGAGAATGAAATAAAAAATTTAGGTTTCCAATATGAAAAGGGAACAACTTGGACAACAGATGGATTTTTTAGAGAAACACCTAATCAAGTTTTGCAAGCTAAAAAACTAGGTGCAAAAACTGTAGAAATGGAGTGCTCAGCTTTAGCTGCTTGTGCAGAATTTAGAAATATAAGTTTTGCACAAATTTTGTTTACTGCCGATAGTTTAGCTGATATGGATAACTATGATAAACGTAACTGGGGCCATGATTCATATAGCGTTAGCTTGAATATTGGATCTCAGGTATTAGCGAGTTTATGA
- the ylqF gene encoding ribosome biogenesis GTPase YlqF: MATIQWYPGHMNKARNQLEDKLGLIDVLVEVLDARIPQASRNPMIEELVGNKPHIIILNKADLADPVLTKAWAAELAGDNKYVLALDSLHNTNMQKLVSLVKKAAAAKTEKLEARGASNPTIRIALAGIPNCGKSTVINRLVGRNVAEVGNKPGVTKGQRWLKTNANIQVLDTPGILWPKFSDQEVGYKLAAFGAIKDSVFHADDVALFVLKNLREFYAKDLLKFSKLPEQQIADMADPDLLLAMTEKYGMRDDYDRFSLFMLQKLRKGAIGRITLDRP, translated from the coding sequence ATGGCAACAATTCAATGGTATCCGGGGCATATGAACAAGGCTCGTAATCAACTGGAAGATAAGTTAGGACTGATTGATGTTTTGGTGGAAGTACTTGATGCCCGAATTCCGCAAGCTTCAAGAAATCCAATGATTGAAGAACTAGTTGGTAATAAACCACATATTATTATCTTAAATAAGGCTGATTTAGCTGATCCAGTTTTAACAAAGGCATGGGCAGCAGAATTAGCTGGAGATAATAAGTATGTTTTGGCACTTGACTCCTTGCACAATACTAATATGCAGAAGTTGGTTTCCTTAGTAAAAAAGGCGGCAGCTGCTAAAACAGAGAAGCTAGAAGCACGAGGGGCCTCAAATCCTACTATTAGAATTGCTTTGGCAGGTATTCCTAACTGTGGCAAGTCAACGGTGATTAATCGTTTAGTTGGTCGGAACGTGGCTGAAGTCGGTAACAAACCAGGTGTAACTAAGGGACAAAGATGGCTGAAAACAAATGCTAATATTCAAGTGCTCGATACACCAGGGATTTTATGGCCTAAATTTTCTGATCAGGAAGTTGGTTATAAATTAGCTGCTTTCGGTGCAATTAAGGATAGTGTTTTTCATGCAGATGATGTAGCATTATTTGTTTTGAAAAATTTACGTGAATTTTATGCTAAGGATCTGCTTAAATTTTCTAAATTACCTGAACAGCAAATTGCTGATATGGCTGATCCAGATTTGCTTTTGGCAATGACTGAAAAATATGGCATGCGTGATGATTATGATCGTTTTTCATTATTTATGTTACAAAAATTGCGTAAGGGTGCAATCGGAAGGATTACGTTAGATAGACCATGA
- a CDS encoding SLAP domain-containing protein, protein MMNKKIMYMAGVVLASLSLGAMTAQTVNAALTNPIRQGKKLNLTRKATIFNRKGEKVGHLKKGRVYKILGIKSINGNNFVKIGKNKFVKEGAFLPYIKDTAETINRIKHPSYVYDKNGQPIPGKFVKQGSKVKNLGHKEIDERPFIQIGENEYVKANNVLTVIINY, encoded by the coding sequence ATGATGAACAAAAAAATTATGTATATGGCAGGAGTAGTCTTAGCCTCCTTAAGTTTAGGTGCGATGACTGCTCAGACAGTTAACGCAGCTCTAACTAATCCGATTCGTCAGGGTAAAAAGTTAAACTTGACTAGAAAAGCAACGATTTTTAACCGCAAAGGAGAAAAAGTTGGACATTTAAAAAAGGGCCGTGTTTACAAGATCCTAGGCATTAAATCAATTAATGGCAATAATTTTGTGAAGATTGGTAAGAATAAATTCGTTAAGGAAGGGGCATTTTTACCATACATTAAGGACACAGCCGAGACAATTAACCGCATTAAGCATCCATCATATGTTTATGATAAAAATGGTCAGCCAATTCCAGGTAAGTTTGTTAAACAAGGCTCTAAAGTTAAAAATCTTGGCCATAAAGAAATTGATGAACGGCCATTCATTCAAATTGGAGAAAACGAATACGTTAAAGCTAATAACGTATTGACTGTAATTATTAATTATTAG
- the trhA gene encoding PAQR family membrane homeostasis protein TrhA — protein sequence MKISKLWQQPEQRSERYYLLDNIFSAITHGIGFGLAVTGLVILIVKAAHTGSPMRVVTFTIYGSCLVLLYLFSTLYHSLVFTRAKNIFQIFDHSSIFLLIAGSYTPYSLVAIGGAWGWTLFGLIWGLTIFGIIYYIFNRGKHVILDTILYVAMGWLVILSGSYLYVRLSPTGFWLLVSGGIAYTIGAILFSMRNVPFIHTIWHLFVMLGSILMYFSVLLYV from the coding sequence ATGAAAATTAGCAAACTTTGGCAGCAACCAGAACAACGATCAGAAAGGTACTACCTTCTAGATAATATTTTTAGTGCCATAACTCATGGGATTGGTTTCGGACTAGCAGTTACCGGCTTAGTAATTTTAATTGTAAAGGCAGCTCATACAGGCAGCCCGATGCGAGTTGTTACTTTCACAATTTATGGCTCTTGCCTGGTACTGCTTTATTTATTTTCCACACTATATCACAGTTTAGTTTTTACACGGGCCAAAAATATTTTTCAAATTTTTGACCATTCTTCAATCTTTCTTTTGATTGCAGGATCTTATACTCCATATTCACTTGTTGCAATTGGTGGAGCCTGGGGTTGGACTTTATTTGGCTTGATCTGGGGCCTAACCATCTTTGGCATCATTTACTACATCTTCAATCGTGGTAAACACGTCATACTTGATACAATCCTCTATGTTGCTATGGGATGGTTAGTTATCTTGTCAGGATCTTATTTATATGTTCGCTTAAGTCCAACTGGATTCTGGCTATTAGTTAGTGGTGGCATTGCTTACACAATCGGCGCGATTCTGTTCAGTATGCGCAATGTTCCCTTTATCCATACTATCTGGCATTTATTTGTTATGCTCGGTTCAATCTTAATGTACTTTTCCGTTTTACTTTATGTTTAA
- a CDS encoding ribonuclease HII — MTIKEIKELLKSEVSEAQINELEADPRAGVQKLLVSYRKRQAKLLAKKEEFLRRFSYEKKFWEKGQLVAGVDEVGRGPLAGPVVTAAVIIDQDFDLLDVNDSKKLSPEKRFKLYPKILAEAVSVGVGVKSAEVIDQINIYEADRQAMAQAVRALDVKPNALLVDAMNVPVNLPQVKLIKGDAKSNSIAAASIVAKVFRDQLMDDYDRIYPQYCFHHNAGYGTKEHIEALKKYGPTPIHRKTFAPVSDFFE, encoded by the coding sequence ATGACAATTAAAGAAATAAAAGAACTGTTGAAATCTGAGGTCTCTGAAGCCCAAATTAACGAACTTGAGGCAGATCCGCGGGCCGGCGTACAAAAATTGTTAGTTAGTTATCGTAAGCGTCAAGCAAAATTACTAGCAAAAAAAGAAGAGTTTTTGCGTCGCTTTTCTTATGAAAAAAAGTTCTGGGAAAAGGGACAATTAGTAGCGGGTGTTGATGAGGTAGGACGTGGCCCTTTAGCTGGACCGGTAGTAACTGCTGCTGTGATAATTGATCAAGATTTTGATTTATTAGATGTAAACGACTCGAAGAAATTGAGCCCAGAGAAACGATTTAAGTTATATCCTAAAATTTTAGCGGAAGCAGTTAGTGTTGGTGTTGGAGTAAAAAGTGCAGAGGTAATCGATCAAATTAATATTTATGAAGCTGACCGTCAAGCGATGGCTCAAGCAGTACGAGCACTTGATGTTAAGCCGAATGCACTTTTGGTAGATGCAATGAATGTGCCAGTAAATCTACCCCAAGTTAAATTGATTAAGGGAGATGCTAAGTCGAATTCAATTGCGGCAGCTTCAATTGTGGCCAAGGTCTTTCGAGATCAATTGATGGATGATTATGATAGAATATACCCTCAATATTGCTTTCATCATAATGCAGGATACGGCACCAAGGAGCACATTGAAGCCTTGAAAAAGTATGGCCCTACGCCAATTCACCGCAAAACATTTGCTCCAGTCAGTGATTTTTTTGAATAA